One Dreissena polymorpha isolate Duluth1 chromosome 9, UMN_Dpol_1.0, whole genome shotgun sequence genomic window carries:
- the LOC127843608 gene encoding zinc finger protein 91-like yields MSRRKQARPRLIKREEDDSEANTSFLASDEPEIKKIKLDAIANGHSNKVSNGNGKADMTSEPVSSPSKTEVTEIFRCETCGATFGNLLNFMDHKNTLCNTTVEVKIERDGSCTPRSVDSQDSASGLSVTSQAESAGKQANVKGPPFKCGKCPRVFKARHTRDRHLKLHEEEKCTRCDAVFARDDDLLNHMKTEHDSPEVFSCQICDLEFPSMAALMSHQNAHKPKTARSKHDANDGGTCLESGAVFLCATDRESHASGNKAFQCKHCAAICVGPIALALHIEHAHSTFRSDHNRCPLCFKYFLSLDELVAHMKSHDSNANGIDTKDSNIECIEFKGVEYGASILSSVNGMCVSDILICPYCFRDDFDSLEGLELHMQSVHTVKPTEVYTCNYCNAPYKNLYSLHEHMRAIHQNKPSMGIKYPCSLCGKEFSSIESLQDHKKRNHHNKQRQADNVYTCSFCALLFLSPSALNEHITNTHADLVRRFEERNHGKSPEILTNSSRLSVPVARSKDTLSSYPENNTIINVPEPSQILRHLRSPAQKLASPTSTIHHRATMPSNKSKSSPSRPHSAGSRKVENTPRTEGMKCEQCNAQFTDLDIFETHMKLHSGSMIGQLTCRQCSKLFLTEEQLEAHLSLHFLSPVSEYGCKSCNKTYDKPDELQKHLMDIHAINLYQCSLCKDVYDSKVNIQVHFAIKHSNECKLYRCSTCDVVYRRESEWLLHLRVKHLQLSKPYRCLFCKESFSVEMDLQCHLATHNKLFKCSMCEESFLVEYLLDKHLQLVHSEAGSSSETGNIHYDVTSSNGTHAKTDKSDVVIKQESGTSSMLFNKNVTTKAWSQPSGTLVAGSATLLGDNHQLFQKLTSSANGGGILLSDGSGPLFPSGLPNVISSGSLVWKSPEDLYRCNICDVKFGKLSALQSHKMQDHGLKLVIGNKYSPESSPKHVTSTSGSFESNPVIYIDTVSRNGTEPEISSVSDKPASLLHTALTSSLTSSMSLTGVNLPESPTSEATYSEKLISTYGDKVCLACPFCSQTFKSKSELEKHSKIHVNTGSQKCNICDEVFESSGILAEHKLTHCKIQQGNVCVACKMPLNVEEQFYLHSQEHGFQGAVMQCIVCRQTLSSLLELQMHGKHHFQSRSFCSYTCCVCLKSFDSDENLVSKINGSGRTYYICKPCYLGKAEFPCPQCGARYTTSSGLEEHVHSHKKSYQCIKCQESFSSEQEIQLHVATHMMTEGNIHECCICFTILDSPAKLQCHLIEHTFANSEFKCHACGRKFKSAAEIQTHALDHGVLARKFNCSLCSQRFFFSAELENHNYVHQKSRETSLSDSDKGFLSQHLTIYPLAHPVFEEKPVSSLRGHSPGKGQSTVKFQSPAQNVKKHVEDSDLSCTKCDKSFRSVILLSEHYKMCNVASLASAVGSWTHGCPCCSENFQTLSELQNHMYKEHSKAESMDPMKLRHTCSECGKECSSEHNLLTHMSTHRKGEKHVCSKCNRVFSTAVGLSVHMAAKCHGYQYECPVCQVRFAKKTQKMDHMKSHSGDKVYPCLQCGLLFTCKEKLNVHSDQHSLETDSSQVPDEANVMDEIIASSEDVAANGDVTSVEQKDARDKSDSEKDGMKPEVTSTCSLSDEGSMD; encoded by the exons CAGTTGAAGTGAAGATCGAACGAGATGGTAGCTGCACTCCCCGTTCGGTAGATTCCCAGGATTCTGCTTCCGGCTTATCGGTGACGTCACAAGCGGAAAGCGCCGGGAAACAG GCGAACGTCAAAGGGCCGCCTTTCAAGTGCGGGAAGTGCCCGCGCGTTTTCAAAGCGAGGCACACTCGCGATCGTCACCTGAAATTGCACGAGGAGGAAAAGTGTACCCGGTGTGACGCCGTTTTCGCGag GGACGACGACCTATTGAACCACATGAAGACAGAGCATGACTCACCGGAAGTGTTCAGCTGTCAAATTTGTGATCTGGAGTTTCCGTCAATGGCCGCCCTTATGTCGCACCAGAACGCCCACAAGCCCAAAACCGCGCGCTCAAAACATGACGCCAACGACGGTGGCACGTGTCTAGAAAGCGGCGCTGTGTTTTTATGTGCCACTGACAGAGAAAGTCACGCAAGCGGAAACAAGGCGTTCCAGTGTAAACACTGCGCTGCCATCTGCGTCGGACCAATCGCGTTGGCGCTTCACATTGAGCATGCGCATTCAACCTTTCGTTCTGATCACAACAGATGCCCGCTCTGTTTCAAGTATTTCTTAAGTCTAGACGAACTTGTTGCCCACATGAAAAGTCACGATTCGAATGCGAACGGTATTGACACCAAAGACAGCAATATAGAATGTATTGAATTCAAAGGCGTCGAATACGGGGCAAGTATACTGTCGTCTGTTAACGGCATGTGCGTATCTGACATCCTCATATGTCCGTACTGTTTCCGGGACGATTTTGACTCGCTGGAAGGCTTGGAACTTCACATGCAAAGCGTGCACACCGTCAAGCCCACGGAGGTGTACACGTGCAACTACTGCAACGCACCGTACAAGAACCTCTACAGCCTGCACGAGCACATGCGGGCGATTCACCAAAACAAGCCCAGCATGGGAATCAAATACCCGTGCAGCCTGTGCGGCAAAGAGTTCTCGAGCATCGAATCGCTACAAGACCACAAGAAGCGGAACCACCACAACAAACAGAGACAAGCGGACAATGTATATACATGCAGCTTTTGTGCGCTCCTATTTCTAAGCCCGTCGGCTTTGAATGAGCACATCACAAATACTCACGCCGATCTCGTGAGACGATTTGAAGAACGAAATCATGGGAAAAGTCCCGAAATTCTGACCAATTCATCCCGACTTTCAGTCCCGGTGGCCCGATCTAAAGACACGCTTTCGTCGTATCCCGAAAACAACACAATCATAAACGTGCCCGAACCTTCGCAAATACTGCGGCATCTGAGGTCCCCCGCACAGAAGCTTGCAAGCCCCACTAGCACCATACACCATAGAGCAACGATGCCTAGCAACAAGTCGAAGTCGTCTCCAAGCCGACCACATTCTGCTGGTAGTAGGAAAGTGGAGAATACTCCAAGAACAGAAGGAATGAAATGTGAGCAGTGCAATGCGCAGTTTACCGACCTTGATATTTTCGAAACGCACATGAAACTGCACTCTGGGTCTATGATTGGCCAACTAACATGCCGCCAATGTTCAAAg CTGTTCCTGACAGAAGAGCAGCTGGAGGCGCACCTGTCGCTCCACTTCCTGTCGCCTGTGAGCGAGTACGGCTGTAAGAGCTGCAACAAGACTTACGATAAGCCCGACGAGCTTCAGAAACACCTGATGGACATCCATGCCATCAATCTGTACCAGTGTTCTCTCTGTAAGGACGTCTACGATTCCAAGGTCAATATACAG GTCCATTTTGCTATCAAGCACAGTAACGAGTGCAAGCTGTACAGGTGCTCTACTTGCGATGTCGTGTACCGGCGGGAAAGCGAGTGGCTACTGCACCTGCGCGTGAAACATCTGCAACTCTCAAAACCTTACAG ATGTCTGTTCTGCAAGGAGTCATTCAGCGTGGAAATGGATCTGCAGTGCCACCTAGCGACGCACAACAAACTATTCAAATGCTCCATGTGCGAGGAATCGTTTCTCGTGGAATACCTGCTCGATAAACACCTACAGCTCGTGCATTCCGAAGCGGGAAGCAGTTCGGAAACCGGAAACATCCATTATGACGTCACCAGTTCTAACGGAACGCATGCAAAA ACGGATAAAAGCGATGTTGTCATCAAGCAGGAGTCGGGAACCAGTtcaatgctgttcaataaaaATGTTACAACCAAAGCGTGGAGCCAGCCAAGCGGAACTCTTGTCGCCGGAAGCGCCACCCTCCTGGGAGACAATCACCAGTTATTTCAAAAGCTGACTAGTTCGGCGAATGGCGGCGGTATTTTACTGAGCGACGGTAGTGGTCCGTTGTTTCCGTCCGGACTCCCAAACGTTATAAGCAGTGGATCGTTGGTGTGGAAGAGTCCAGAAGATCTATACAGATGCAATATTTGTGACGTAAAGTTTGGCAAACTTTCGGCTCTGCAG AGCCACAAAATGCAGGACCATGGTCTGAAGCTCGTAATTGGCAACAAATACAGTCCGGAGAGCAGTCCAAAGCACGTGACCTCAACTTCCGGTAGTTTTGAAAGTAACCCCGTAATTTACATAGACACAGTGAGCAGAAATGGGACAGAACCGGAAATATCGTCTGTTTCGGACAAACCCGCCTCGTTATTACACACGGCGCTTACCTCATCGCTGACGTCATCGATGTCTTTGACTGGAGTTAATTTACCAGAATCGCCAACATCGGAAGCTACATATTCAGAGAAATTAATCTCTACTTACGGTGACAAAGTTTGCTTGGCGTGCCCGTTTTGTAGCCAGACTTTTAAAAGCAAATCTGAATTAGAAAAGCATAGTAAGATCCACGTAAACACCGGGTCACAGAAGTGTAACATTTGCGACGAGGTGTTCGAATCCTCTGGTATTTTGGCGGAACATAAACTTACACATTGCAAGATACAGCAGGGCAATGTTTGTGTTGCTTGCAAAATGCCGCTGAACGTTGAAGAACAATTCTATCTCCATTCGCAGGAACATGGTTTCCAAGGGGCAGTAATGCAATGCATTGTGTGCAGACAAACTCTTTCGTCGCTGCTAGAACTACAAATGCACGGAAAGCATCACTTCCAAAGTAGGTCATTCTGTAGTTACACTTGTTGTGTTTGTCTCAAAAGTTTTGATTCAGATGAAAATCTCGTGTCGAAAATAAATGGCTCCGGTCGGACCTATTACATCTGCAAACCGTGCTACCTTGGAAAGGCGGAATTCCCGTGCCCACAGTGCGGCGCTAGATACACGACTTCAAGCGGTCTCGAAGAACATGTGCACTCGCACAAAAAGTCCTACCAGTGCATCAAATGCCAGGAATCGTTCAGTTCTGAGCAGGAAATACAACTGCACGTGGCGACACATATGATGACGGAAGGCAATATCCACGAATGTTGCATATGTTTCACAATCTTAGATTCGCCAGCAAAACTTCAGTGCCATTTAATAGAACACACTTTTGCGAATTCTGAATTCAAATGCCACGCATGCGGGAGGAAATTCAAAAGCGCGGCCGAGATCCAAACTCACGCACTTGATCATGGCGTCTTGGCGCGAAAGTTCAACTGTTCCTTATGCAGTCAACGATTTTTCTTCAGTGCAGAATTGGAAAATCACAATTACGTTCATCAAAAGTCGCGTGAAACAAGTTTATCTGACAGCGATAAAGGGTTTTTAAGTCAGCATCTGACAATATATCCACTTGCACACCCAGTCTTTGAGGAAAAGCCAGTCTCGTCTCTCAGAGGTCACAGCCCGGGGAAAGGTCAAAGCACAGTCAAATTTCAAAGCCCAGCACAAAACgtcaaaaagcatgttgaagaTTCAGACTTGTCATGCACAAAATGTGACAAGAGTTTCAGATCGGTCATTCTTCTGTCGGAGCATTACAAAATGTGCAATGTGGCATCATTGGCGTCGGCTGTAGGGTCATGGACACATGGATGCCCTTGTTGCTCAGAGAATTTCCAGACTTTGAGTGAACTTCAGAATCATATGTATAAAG AACATTCCAAGGCCGAGTCCATGGACCCCATGAAGTTGAGGCACACGTGCAGCGAGTGTGGCAAGGAATGTTCATCGGAGCATAATCTTCTGACACACATGAGCACGCATAGAAAAG GAGAGAAGCACGTATGTTCCAAATGCAATCGTGTGTTTTCAACAGCTGTCGGCTTGTCTGTTCACATGGCGGCGAAATGCCATGGTTACCAGTACGAATGTCCTGTGTGTCAAGTACGATTTGCAA agaaaaccCAAAAGATGGATCACATGAAGTCGCACAGTGGTGACAAAGTGTATCCTTGCCTACAGTGCGGACTACTTTTTACGTGCAAAGAGAAACTGAATGTGCACTCGGACCAACATTCATTG GAGACGGATTCGAGTCAGGTTCCCGATGAAGCAAACGTCATGGATGAAATAATCGCCTCTAGTGAAGACGTCGCTGCCAACGGTGATGTCACAAGTGTTGAGCAAAAAGACGCTAGAGATAAATCAGACAGTGAGAAGGATGGCATGAAACCGGAAGTAACGAGCACGTGTTCTCTGTCAGACGAAGGCTCGATGGATTAA